From the Budorcas taxicolor isolate Tak-1 chromosome 1, Takin1.1, whole genome shotgun sequence genome, one window contains:
- the GTPBP8 gene encoding GTP-binding protein 8, which yields MASHRLRPCVGRLFAMGPELGSGRRAYSAFQAFTEVLRLPSKQLTKLVFPLQELHGHFVPGSRPDLHLNIFHPSLEDIARAESFFTASARNRIEYLTSAVRLDHAPDLRRPEVCFIGRSNVGKSSLIKALFSLAPEVEVRVSKKPGHTKKINFYKVGKYFTLVDMPGYGYRAPEDFVDMVETYLKERKNLMRTFLLVDSVVGIQKADNIAIEMCEEFALPYVMVLTKIDKSSKGHLLKQVLQIQKFVDTKTQGCFPQLFPVSAVTCSGIHLLRCFIADITGNLKTTGFQFS from the exons ATGGCCTCGCACCGGCTGCGGCCGTGCGTGGGTAGGCTGTTCGCGATGGGACCAGAGCTGGGGAGCGGAAGACGAGCTTACAGCGCGTTCCAGGCCTTCACGGAGGTTCTACGGCTGCCGAGCAAGCAGCTGACGAAGCTGGTCTTCCCGCTGCAAGAACTCCATGGGCATTTCGTCCCGGGCTCGAGGCCAGACCTTCACCTGAATATCTTCCACCCGAGCCTGGAGGACATCGCGCGGGCGGAGAGCTTCTTCACTGCCTCCGCCCGAAACCGCATCGAGTACCTCACCTCGGCGGTGCGTCTCGACCACGCCCCGGACCTTCGCCGCCCGGAG GTGTGTTTTATAGGCAGAAGCAATGTTGGAAAATCCTCTCTAATAAAGGCCTTGTTTTCACTTGCCCCAGAGGTTGAAGTTAGAGTCTCCAAAAAACCG GGCCatacaaagaaaattaatttttacaaagTTGGAAAATACTTTACATTGGTGGACATGCCAGGTTATGGCTATAGAGCACCTGAAGATTTCGTTGACATGGTAGAAACCTACCTAAAAGAACGAAAGAA TTTGATGAGAACATTTTTATTAGTGGATAGTGTTGTTGGAATTCAAAAAGCAGACAATATTGCCATAGAAATGTGTGAAGAATTTGCATTACCTTATGTG ATGGTATTAACAAAAATTGACAAATCTTCCAAGGGACATCTTTTAAAACAAGTGCTTCAGATCCAGAAATTTGTTGACACTAAAACACAAGGATGTTTTCCTCAGTTGTTCCCTGTAAG TGCCGTGACCTGTTCTGGAATCCATCTGCTGAGATGCTTTATAGCAGATATAACAGGAAATCTTAAGACTACTGGCTTCCAGTTTAGCTGA